Within the Rhodopirellula bahusiensis genome, the region TGCCTCGGCGACGAAGCAGTCGATCTGGAATCACTCGCAGAACGCCGCAAACGCACGCTCGGTGGCGATGCCGTTCCACTGGGTCTGGCGGATCTGTTCTTTGATGCCGACGATCCGTTGCATCCCGACCGAGAAGATGAGGACGACGACGATCTCATTTAGACGGCTTGCTAAACATTGCCCCGGACGGGGCCGTCGTCATTAGCTCGGCGCGGAAGCCCCGAGAACCATGCCCAAACACAAACGGTCGCCCCGGAGGGGCCGTCGTGCAGGTGCGGTGGGGAATTGCAAAGTGCAAATTTCTCAATGCAAATTGCAAAGTGATTCAGGTCTACCAAGCCGCGAGATTTCCACCGATCCACAATTGCCAATTTGCAATGTCCATTTCGCAATTTGCAATCACCCCGTCCGCCATTTCCCACCTGGACCCAAGCCCCGGTTACGAATCGACGCCAAACGACTATCTTGTGGTGTCTTCTTGGCATCTCCTTTTTGGCTCGTTCTTTCGTCGGTATTTGGTCCTATGTCGCAAAATGCGGATTCCGTCTCGCCCATTCGCCTGGCTGTTGGTGGCGACCATGCCGGTTTCGCTCTGAAACAGCTCGTTGTCGAGCGTTTTGGATCTCAGGTCAGCAGCCTGATCGATTGCGGAACCGATGACGAAACCTCCTGCGACTACCCCGATTTTGCAGTCGAAGTCGCCGAGCGAATCAACAACGGCGAAGCAGACCGCGGTCTTTTGATTTGCGGCAGTGGCGTCGGTGTCAGTGTCGCGGCGAACAAGATCACCGGCATCCGCGCCGCGATTTGTCACGACACCTATTCCGCACGCCAAGGCGTCGAGCACGACGATATGAACGTGCTGTGCATTGGCGGCCGTATCATCGGAAGTGAACTGGCGTTCGAGATCATCTCGTCGTTCTTGGGAGCCAACTACACTCCCGAAGAACGCCACCAACGTCGGCTCGACAAAATCCTGGCTCTTGAGTGCGACTGAGACGGGCACGCCGAAACTGACCTGCATCCCTGCAGGTCACGCCGATCGAGGGTGAGCCTTCTCGTAGACTTGACGCAGATTCGCTGCACTGACGTGCGTGTAGATCTGGGTCGTTGTCAGTGACTTGTGCCCCAGCAGTTCTTGCACGCTACGAATGTCCGCGCCACGGTCCAGCAAGTGAGTTGCGAACGAATGCCGCAAAGTGTGCGGGCTCGTCCGAGCGTCCAACTCTGCTTTCGCGATGTACTTCTCCAGCATCCGACCAACGCTGCGAGTCGTCAGGATGTTGCCAAATCGATTGACAAAAATGGGTGCTGCGCGGCCAAGCTTTTCTGACTCGGGCGATCGACTGCGACGACCGGCGTAAGCTTGGATAGCTTTGATCGCATAGGAACCCAGCGGGCTGATCCGTTCCTTGCGTCCCTTCCCGCGAACCCGTGTGATGCCTTGCGAGAAATCCAGGTCACCATCTCGCAAACCGACCAACTCGCTGACACGCAGCCCTGACGAGTACATCGTTTCCAAGATCGCTCGGTCACGAAGTCCCGATTCGCTGATCGCGGGCGGAGCCACCAACAGCCGCCCGACTTCATCGCTGGTCAGAACATGAGGCAACTTGCGGTTGCTTCGTGGATTCCGCAGTGGCTTGGCCGGATTGCTGCTCGCCATTCCTTCTCGCATCGCGAACTTAAAAAAGCTCCGAAGCGAAGCCAATTTTCGCGAGATCGTGCTGCGAGCGTAGCCGGCTTGCTGAAGTGCCGCTTGGAACTGACGTAACTGCTGCGGCGTCAGCGAATCCAGTTGAATTCGTCCCGCTTCCGTCTGCCCAATCCATTCCGCGAAAGCGAACAAGTCTTCCCGATACGCTTTGATCGTCAGTTCAGACGCATTGCGTTCGGTCGCCATGTGCTGCAGAAATTGGGTGATGGCCGTTCGCAAAACCGATGCTCACTGCTGGCGGAAAGAATCAAACAAAGTCATCAATGGAAAGCGAATCAAATTCGGAGCTGGCCGACACTTCGTCGTCCACCACAACCGTGTCGCGAATCTTGCGAGACAGCATCGCGGCGTCATACCACGAGAAGTCCAACTCAGGGTTGGCAGCAAAACGAGCCAACTGACGCAGGGTCTCGTCGCGGTTCTCGTCGTCGAACAAGAAGATGAAACGTTCTTCGCCTTTGACCAAGGCTAACACGTTGACTTCCTTTTCCATCGTTTGATCGTCCTGAGTGCGAATGTCGCGGGACCGGAGAAACTTCCGCTGGGAGTTTCCCGCGATGCTGCTCAGTATCGGCTCACAGGCCATCGAAGTATGAGGTCGCTTTGGTCACGACCACCACGCGACTCCAACATTTCGACGATGTGCAAGTGACAACAGAAACGAATGAAATCATCGCTACGTTTGATATAACCCTGCCAAGCCATCCCACGTGCATCATCCCCCGTCTCAACGTAGTCTGCCAAACGCTGGGTGAAGTATGGGTCGTCACCGCGATACAACCGCGTGTGCGAAATCACGGGATCGTGCTGAACGATCATGGCCGGAGGTGCCATCGCTGGTGGATCAGGAATCAAATCCGTCGGATCAGGCCATGCCGGGGGCAGAGGAGCGACGCTGGCAAAGGGCTCGGATCCGCACACTTCTTCGAACATCATGCCGTTGGCATCCACGACGTTTCCATCAACGATCACGTCGCCTTCCCAACCTGAGCCCTCTTCCCAAACGACGTCTCCATCATGGATCGATGGAGCCATGATGGGACTGACCACCTGATGCTGAGCCACTTCGGCTTGATACGAATGATGGTCAACCAAACGAACGACTCCCGCGGCGACCTTCTCACTCGCTGGCTTCTCTTCATCGAAAGGGTCTGTTTCTTCTCGCAGTGGATTGGCACCAGCGAACTCGGGATCGGG harbors:
- the xerC gene encoding tyrosine recombinase XerC, with protein sequence MRTAITQFLQHMATERNASELTIKAYREDLFAFAEWIGQTEAGRIQLDSLTPQQLRQFQAALQQAGYARSTISRKLASLRSFFKFAMREGMASSNPAKPLRNPRSNRKLPHVLTSDEVGRLLVAPPAISESGLRDRAILETMYSSGLRVSELVGLRDGDLDFSQGITRVRGKGRKERISPLGSYAIKAIQAYAGRRSRSPESEKLGRAAPIFVNRFGNILTTRSVGRMLEKYIAKAELDARTSPHTLRHSFATHLLDRGADIRSVQELLGHKSLTTTQIYTHVSAANLRQVYEKAHPRSA
- the rpiB gene encoding ribose 5-phosphate isomerase B, producing the protein MSQNADSVSPIRLAVGGDHAGFALKQLVVERFGSQVSSLIDCGTDDETSCDYPDFAVEVAERINNGEADRGLLICGSGVGVSVAANKITGIRAAICHDTYSARQGVEHDDMNVLCIGGRIIGSELAFEIISSFLGANYTPEERHQRRLDKILALECD